From Virgibacillus ihumii, the proteins below share one genomic window:
- a CDS encoding CCA tRNA nucleotidyltransferase, whose translation MQITFFDEAKEILERLESYNHKAYFVGGCVRDMILGRNIGDVDIATSASPESVQEIFDNVIPVGLQHGTVIVRHNRQSYEVTTFRTDGEYSDQRHPDSVTFIQSIDEDLQRRDFTINALAMDRDGTIIDLFQGKNDIAKKVIRTVGNGFERFQEDPLRIIRALRFSSQLGFSISDDTLDNMKLVKQEVETIAVERIKQEVEKFFAGKHVQRGIDYLKETQLDYHLPVFRHYHHLIHKLPDRLTPVPSFGAVTALFHYLKPEITIQYWSSQWKCSNREKRAANDLIRALHQFNHSGMNSWLVYCLPAACYPSFVILINLLMDKHAVLNDIMKWESILPIHSRQELVIDGNDVKQLFPDRSSGPWIKDVLNAVEFAVVTGKVNNNKKDLKEWIKWNPTAIN comes from the coding sequence ATGCAGATAACTTTTTTTGATGAAGCTAAAGAAATACTGGAACGTCTTGAGTCCTATAATCATAAGGCATATTTTGTCGGTGGCTGTGTACGGGATATGATTCTCGGACGAAATATAGGTGACGTTGATATAGCCACTTCCGCATCCCCTGAATCGGTACAGGAGATATTTGATAATGTCATACCAGTCGGCTTGCAGCATGGCACTGTCATTGTTCGCCACAACCGTCAGTCATACGAGGTAACGACCTTTCGAACAGATGGGGAATATTCAGACCAGCGACACCCCGATTCAGTTACATTCATTCAGTCGATTGACGAGGATTTGCAGCGTCGTGATTTCACCATCAACGCATTGGCAATGGACAGAGACGGGACAATCATTGATTTATTTCAAGGCAAAAATGACATAGCAAAAAAAGTCATCCGGACAGTAGGAAATGGTTTTGAACGGTTTCAGGAGGATCCACTCCGTATTATCCGGGCACTACGTTTTTCCAGTCAGCTTGGATTTTCCATAAGTGATGATACATTAGATAACATGAAGCTTGTAAAGCAGGAAGTTGAAACTATCGCTGTTGAACGAATTAAACAGGAAGTAGAGAAATTCTTCGCAGGCAAACACGTGCAAAGGGGCATCGACTATTTAAAAGAAACACAATTGGATTACCATCTTCCGGTATTCAGACATTATCACCATTTGATACATAAGCTGCCGGACAGATTGACACCTGTTCCATCGTTTGGAGCTGTTACAGCTTTATTCCATTATCTAAAGCCGGAAATTACCATTCAGTACTGGAGCAGCCAATGGAAATGTTCCAACAGAGAAAAGCGTGCAGCCAATGATTTAATACGGGCACTTCATCAGTTTAATCACAGTGGGATGAACAGCTGGCTTGTATATTGTTTACCAGCAGCATGCTATCCCTCATTTGTTATTTTGATAAACTTACTGATGGACAAACACGCTGTATTAAACGATATAATGAAGTGGGAAAGTATATTACCGATTCATTCAAGACAGGAATTGGTTATTGATGGAAATGATGTAAAACAGCTGTTTCCCGACCGGAGCAGTGGTCCATGGATAAAAGATGTCCTGAATGCTGTTGAATTTGCAGTCGTAACCGGAAAAGTGAATAATAACAAAAAAGACTTAAAGGAATGGATAAAATGGAATCCAACCGCAATAAATTAA